The segment GGATTCCGGCCCATCACATCCTGAACCGGGGAATCAGCCATGTGCCCGAGGGTCGGCGCATCTTCAAGGACCTCTCGGTGCGCGAGAACCTGGACGTGGGGGGCTACACGGTCAGCGACCGCGCCCTGATCGAAAGCCGGATTCAGGAGGGCTTCACGTTCTTTCCGCGCCTGAAAGAGCGCGAAAACCAGCTGGGCGGCACCATGTCGGGCGGCGAGCAGCAGATGCTGGCCATCGCCCGCGCCCTAATGGTCAACCCCAAGCTGCTGCTGCTGGACGAGCCCAGCATGGGGCTCTCGCCCCTGTTCGTAGAGGCCATCTTCGACATCATCGTCAAACTCAACCGGGAGCGCGGCACCACCGTGCTGCTGGTAGAGCAAAACGCCAACATGGCCCTGAGCATCGCCCACCGCGCCTATGTGCTGCAAACCGGCGAAATCAGGCTGTCGGGCAACGCCGCCGACATCGCCAAGGATGAAAGCGTGCGCAAAGCCTACCTGGGCGACGAGTAAAGATCCTGCTGCGTCCTGGGGCCGACCTTCCGCTGTGGAGATCGGCCTCAACCTTGCTGGCTGGGCAGCGCAGACAGGGAGAGGCGGCGGCCGTGATACAGATTCTGTCCATTTCCTTAACATCCGGGAGGGAGCCGGGCGTTCCACGCCTGCGGCGCTTTGCAAGCCCAATTCCCAGAAATCCATCATTTTCCTTCTGCTGCGCAGCTTGGTCAGTCCGGTCGGAAACATTCCGGAATATGTTCCAGAATTTTTCGGAACCCGTATGAAACGTCTGCTGCTCCTCCTGACCGCCGCGCTGCTGGGCGCCTGCACCCCGGTGCAACTGGCGGTTGACCCCGCCGCGCGGCCCAGCCCTGCGGACTACGGCCCGCACAACTTTCCGATGGAATGGTGGTATGTCAGCGCTTACCTGCCGTCCGAGGCGCTGGCGCTGCACTGGGCGCAGTTCCGGGTGCGGGACACGCGGCTGCCAGTCCCGCTGATGATTTCGCATGTGGCGGTGACGGACCTGAAGAGCGGCAGCCTGAGCTTTTTGGAACAGCCAGCAGGGGGCGGCGAGGCCAGCTTTCCCCCGCTGCGCCTGAGTCAGCAGGGCTGGACCTTCCAGCAGCAGGGCACCTCTTCCACCGCGCCCTTCGAGCTCAAGGCGGGGCCGCTGGACCTCACCCTGACGCCGCTGAAGGGGCCAGTCATTCATCCGCCCGGCTACAGCGGCGGGCCAGAGGTGGGGGCGCTGTACTACCAGAGCGTCACGTGGCTGGCGCTGAGCGGCACGGTCAACGGGCGCCCCGTGCAGGGACAGGCCTGGCTGGACCACCAGTGGGGCAATCAGATTCCGGGGCAGACGGCGCTGTGGGACTGGTTCAGCGTTCATCTGGAGGGCGGCGACGACCTGATGGTCTACCGGGTGCGCAGGCCAGACGGTGAGGTGGCGCAGCTGATCGGCAGTGTGGTGGACCCCAGCGGTCAGGTGCGGGCGGTGACCGGCCTGCGGGCCACACCTGGCGCGACCTGGACCAGCCTGGCGGGTCACACCTACGCCCTGGGCTGGCACTTGCAAGCCGACGACTTTGACCTGACGGTGCGCGCCCTGCGCCGGGAGCAGGAACTGCGCAGCCGCAGCAACCGCATTGACTACTGGGAAGGCCCCATAGAGGTGCAGGGCACCTGGGCCAGCCAGCCCACGCGCGGCACCGGGATGATGGAACTGGTGGGCGGGCCCCAGCGTTCATCTGGCGGCGCCGCTTTACAGATGGAACGGGGCCGAGTCAAGGGCACTTGAGGCAGGCGTGCAAAACTTCACGTTCTAGACTCCGGAAGCAATCAACGCGGCGGGGCCGGGCTTTTGCCCTGCGCTCCTGTGCCGCGCTGCTGTCCACAAGCTTTTCTGGAGGAACCTCATGAAGCGATTTGCCCTGATTCTGACCCTCGGCCTGCTGACGCCGCAGGCCCACGCCGTGCCCACCATGATCGACTGCGCCAAAGACACGGCCAACGCCCGCTGCGTGGCCAAGAACGCCCCGGACGGCGTGGGCACGGTGGGCAGCGGCTCTTCTTTTTACCAGGGCGGCAGCGAGCAGCTGCGCGGCGGCTTTGTCACACCCGACGGCCAAACGCTGTACGTGGCGCTGGAAACCCTGCGCAACACCGACCCCTTTGGCGTGGTGATGGCGATTGACCTGAACACCGGCAACCGCCGCGTGGTCAGCGGCTACCTGAACACCGTCGAGAAGGTGGGCAGGGGCGTGCAGGTGCAGGGTGACCGCGACCTGCTGGACCTGTACACACTGGGCAGTGTGACCGACGTGCAGCGGCTGCCCGACGGTTCACTGGTGGCCTACGCCGGGCAACTGATCCGCATTGACCCCACCACCGGGGACCGCACCCTGCTGTGGACCCCCACCACGGCCGCCGACACGCGGGTGCGTGACAGCGTGGAACTGAAATACGCCGACCCGCGCCGGCCCGCTGCGGCCAGCAGCAGCCCCAGCACCTCTGCGCCGACCGTGCCCAACACCACAGTGTCCACGCCCATCGGCAACGTCAATGTGGGCGGCCTGCTGGGTGGGCTCCTGGGCGGCAACAAGACGGCGGCAGCGCCAGCCCCCGCGCCCCAGCCTCAACCCACGGCGCCTGGCAACGGCTACTTCTGCACGCAGGTCAATACCAAGGCGGTCACGCCAGCCCTGCCCATGCCCTACATAGCTGTTGATGGGGACGGCAGCGTGTACCTGCTGGGCAACAACGCGCCCATTGCCGCCGGCTTCGCGCTGTTCAAGCTAGACGCCAAGAATGATTACCGCTGCACCTCGGTCTCGCGCTTTGATGTCAACGGGGACAACGTGCAGGGCAGCGGGATTCCCTGGACCAGCAGCCTAGCCGGCACCGGGCCGCAGTTTGGCGACTTTGCGGTGAACGGAACGACGCTGTACGCCTCAGGCGGGCCAAACCCCAATTACATCGTGGTCAGCGTGGACCTCAAGACGGGCGAGCGCCGCCTGATTTCCGGGCAGACCGACCAAGGCGGGGCACAGGTGTTCAAGAAGGGTCAGGGCGCCGCCCATATCGGCAGCGCGCTGGCCTACAGCGGGGGCGCCCTGTACACCACCCAGGTCCAGGTTTCGGCGGTGCCGTTTGCGCTGGTCAAGATTGACCCAGCCACGGGAGACCGCACCCTGATTGAACCGGCCAAGGGCACGCCCCTGAGCAAGGGCCGGGGCAGCAGCGCGACCCTCTACCCGGTGCCGGGCAGCACTCAGCTGCTGGTTGGCTTTAACGGCGCGTTGCACGTGATGGACCCAGCAACCGGCCTGAACTACATTCTGTCGAGGTAAAGCGGCTGGTGGGGCGCAGGGAGTAGGCGACATTGCTAGGCAGCCTGACCTGACACAGACTGCCATTTGATGACGGCACAGCCGGGAAGGCACCGGTTGCGCCTCCAGAGCGCAAAATCCGTCGTCGTTCCCTCTCGCTCCGTTTGGATTTCATCGAGCATTCCGCTCGATTTAATTGGAAGCCGTATGAGACTGCACTGCCTCTGGCCCCGTGGATTGTCCCCACGGGGCTTTTCCGCTGCGTCCCTGAAACCTTCGCCACTTTCTTAAACCCGCAATAAACTTGACACAACTGCACTCAAGTTTCAGAATAGAGGGAGTTGAGTCCCGACCTCTCCCCCGCTTCTGGAGGTTTCCCCTTTTGAATCCCGAACGCTTGACCGAAGCCAGTACGCAGGCGGTGCAGGCCGCACAGCAGCTGGCCCAGCAGATGCAGCACCAGAACCTGACCCCCGCGCACCTACTGCGCGCGCTGACCGACAACGACACGGCCGCCCGCGCCCTGACCCTGGCGGGCGGCAACCTGAGCACCATCCGCACCGCACTGGACGCCGACCTGGGCAAGCTGCCGCGCGTGCAGGGCGGCGGCGAAAGCCTCTATCTCGACCCCGCACTGGCCCGCGCCTTTCGCGCCGCCGATACGCTGGCGGGGCAACTGGGCGACTCGTTCGTGGCGGCCGACGCGCTGCTGCTGGCCGTGCGCGCCGAATACAAGGGCAAAGGCCTGCCGGCCGAAGCTGACCTGAACCGCGCCGTCACTGAACAGCGCAAAGGAAAAACCGTGACCAACAAGACCAGTGAACAGCAGTTTGACGCCCTGGCCAAGTACGGCACCGACCTGACCGAGCGCGCCAAAGACGGCAAATTTGACCCCGTGATTGGCCGTGACGAGGAGATTCGCCGCGCCATGCAGATTCTGCTGCGCCGCACCAAAAACAACCCCGTCCTGATCGGTGAGCCCGGCGTGGGCAAAACCGCCATTGCCGAGGGCCTCGCCATCCGCATTGTCAAAGGCGACGTGCCCGACGGCCTGAAGGACAAGCAGATCGTCAGCCTGGAAATGGGCAGCTTGCTGGCCGGGGCCAAGTTTCGCGGCGAGTTTGAGGAGCGCTTGAAGGGCGTGATTGACGAGGTGATCGCGTCCCAGGGCGACATCATCCTGTTCGTGGACGAGATTCACACCATCGTGGGGGCCGGCAAGACC is part of the Deinococcus betulae genome and harbors:
- a CDS encoding ABC transporter ATP-binding protein; the protein is MPDTMLELNDVHTYYDHIHALKGISMTVNEGEIVALIGGNGAGKTTTLRTISGMMKPKRGSLAFKGQSIAGIPAHHILNRGISHVPEGRRIFKDLSVRENLDVGGYTVSDRALIESRIQEGFTFFPRLKERENQLGGTMSGGEQQMLAIARALMVNPKLLLLDEPSMGLSPLFVEAIFDIIVKLNRERGTTVLLVEQNANMALSIAHRAYVLQTGEIRLSGNAADIAKDESVRKAYLGDE
- a CDS encoding lipocalin family protein codes for the protein MKRLLLLLTAALLGACTPVQLAVDPAARPSPADYGPHNFPMEWWYVSAYLPSEALALHWAQFRVRDTRLPVPLMISHVAVTDLKSGSLSFLEQPAGGGEASFPPLRLSQQGWTFQQQGTSSTAPFELKAGPLDLTLTPLKGPVIHPPGYSGGPEVGALYYQSVTWLALSGTVNGRPVQGQAWLDHQWGNQIPGQTALWDWFSVHLEGGDDLMVYRVRRPDGEVAQLIGSVVDPSGQVRAVTGLRATPGATWTSLAGHTYALGWHLQADDFDLTVRALRREQELRSRSNRIDYWEGPIEVQGTWASQPTRGTGMMELVGGPQRSSGGAALQMERGRVKGT